TGCACCTTAAAAAACTGTTCCTCTCTCGCGCCTCGGTGCCCCGGGGGGCTCCAGTCAGGGCTGGTCCCTGGCGCGGCCACACAGGGTGGCATCGGGGCCAGGTGGCTGCGCCAACCCCGCGCCCCCGGCGATGCCCACGGTGCCCTCGGCCGGCCCGGGCCCCTCcggccgccgcctcctcctcctgcgGAAATTCCCGTTGTCGAACATCTTCTCGCAGTTGGGGTCGAGGGTCCAGTAGCTGCCTTtgcctgcagagagaggaagagcCGTCGGGGGGTCCCGCGGGGCACCCGTGCCCACACCCTCCGCAGAAGCACAGCATCCTCCAGGTTGgcaaagacctctgagatcatcgagtgCAGCCCAACAGCACCTTGGCTACCAGACCATGGCACCGAGTGCCACATTTAGTCCCTTCTTTACACCTCCAGGGCAGGTACCTCAACCAGCCCTTCCCATGCCCAgcctgtaaagaacttcttgcTGAtgcccagcccaacccaaccctCCGGTGGCGCTGTGCCCCTCTGGCCCTTACCCGGGTCCTCCTCGCCCCGCGGCACCTTCCTGAAGCAGTCGTTGAGGGAGAGGTTGTGTCGGATGGAGTTctgccagcctgccctggcacgcCGGTAGAAGGGGAAGTTCTCGGCCACGAACTGGTAGATCTGGCTGAGCGTGCGGCGGCGCCCGGGCGCGCTGTGCAGGGCCATGGCGATCAGCGCCGAGTACGAGTAGGGCGGCCGGCCGGGCGACAGCGGCGACAGCGGCGGCGACAGCCCCGGCCACCCCCGCCCCGCGGCTCCCGGCGGCAGCACCGCCCCGGCGGGCGGGCACGGAGAGCCTGGGCCGCCGGGCCAGGGGAAGGGGCTTTTGGGCAGCTCCGGGGGCCGGGGCGCTGGGAAGGCAGCGGAGCATCCCGCGGGCTCCAGCGTGTCCcgcgcgggcggcggcggcgcggccggaCCGAAGGGGTGCATGGTGCGGGGGAGCCGAGCACAGCCCGCCCCGCCGCTTGAGAACCGCCTGGGTCCCGCTTGAGAACCGCCTGGGTCCCGCTAGAGCAGCGCCTGGGTCCCGCTAGAGCAGCGCCTGGGTCCCGCTAGAGCAGCGCCTGGGTCCCGCTTGAGAACCGCCTGGGTCCCGCTGGAGTACCGCCTAAATCCCGCTGGAGTACCGCCTAAATCCCGCTGGAGTACCGCCTAAGTCCCGCTAGAGCAGCGCCTGAGTCCCGCTGGAGTCCCGCTAAAGTATCACCTGAGTCCCGCTGGAGTACCGCTTAAATCCCGCTGGAGTACCGCCTAAATCCCAAATCCCGCTTAAATCCCGCCTAAATCCCGCCCGCGGCCGCAGGACCTCCCGAgggccgccccccgcccgcccctccGCCTCGCACAGTCCGGGCAGGTGCCGGGACAGCGCTCCGAGCGCGCCGCGGGCTGGGGGAATGGGCATGGAAGGGTTTCATAGGCAAAGGGCGAGGGTTTGCCCTtgggaggtgggcagggaaaggaCGTGCacctgttggagcgagtccagaggagggggtcaagatgattagagggatgtggctgctcagctgagagagagggaattgggattgttcagcctggagaagagaaggctttgggatgACCTACCTGGGGCTttccagggctgaggggagctcacaagaaagatggggagAAATTATTTACAAGTGCCAAggacaagtgacaggacaagagggaatggtttCCCACGGCCAGAGAGTGGGTTTAGGTGGATATCAGgaaggtcctggcacaggtgcccagagaagctgtggctgcctcatccctggaagtgtccaaggccaggctggacagggcttggagcaccctgggacagtggaaggtgtccctgcccacggagggagtggaatgagatgatcttaaGGCCCTTTCCAAACCTAATtgttctaggattctgtgaatTTGGGAAAACCAGACCCAGCTGATCCCAACTTCTGCATCCTTCCAGTCAAGTGAACAAAATCTCACAGCCCCAAGAGCCTCATCCTGGACCAAGAAAATTACCAGGAGgtcaggaaaagagagaaaggtgAGTGAACCCATATGCACATTGCACAATTAGAAAGAGCTGATTAATATCACTGGCAGGGTATTCATCTGAATATCAGTTACTTCAGGCATATTTTTAGATCTGCCTTCAGATCTCAGAGGTGTGAGGGGTGATATTCCTtccatttcagtgaaaatagtTCAGGAAACAACCCAACCCCAAACATCAGACTTCAAGTTATTTAATTTCCCTGCTCTCAGTGATTATCTGGAGACATCCAGCAGCAAACTGACCTCCAGGTATCCCACCCAGCTGCCCATGGAGGCTGCTGTTCCTCAGAAAGGCTGTTTGGTTTTCCATGGCATTGCTTGTCTGTGTGTCAGGGAAAGGTGGAATGTGTGTTTGTCTGTCAGGTcgaagcagagcagcagagtgaCATTATTTGTGTTAATCTAATGCCTCATGGCAAACTTCATGTGGGTTGGCTGAATTTTTGTGTAAATTGTACACATGTACCATGCAAACAAGAGgatttatttcatatattttctgAACACACCAATTTACAAGCCCACAGAGAGCTCATTAAATTGTCCCTTTCTCAGCTGAGCTGACACCCGAGGACACAAACCCACATGTTTGTTATGCtgacttctttttgctttgcagaAACCCTTTTACAGGCAAGCAGCAATTCCTGGTAAACACCCAAACATAATTTAACTCCTTGATGATATTCTAACCCACTGGAAAAATACTTCTTGTTACAGAATGTCAGCTTTTTATAaccttttctccatttctttagcatctcacctggactcACAAGGTGAGGAACATGTCAGGGTGGCATGAGAGGAGATCTCAGTGCAGGTCCAGcttccttgggaggggcagaggaggggcaggcactgagctctgctctgtggaaccagggacagcacccagggaatggctggagctgtgccagggcaagggcagcacccagggaatggctggagctgtgccagggcaggggcagcatccagggaacggctggagctgtgccagggcaggggcagcacccagggaacggctggagctgtgccagggcaggggcagcacccagggaacggctggagctgtgccagggcagggacagcacccagggaacggctggagctgtgccagggcagggacagcacccagggaacggctggagctgtgccagggcagggacagcacccagggaacggctggagctgtgccagggcaggggcagcacccagggaatggctggagctgtgccagggcaggggcagcacccagggaatggctggagctgtgccagggcagggacagggcacagggaatggctggagctgtgtcagggcagggacagggcacagggaatggctggagctgtgc
Above is a window of Pithys albifrons albifrons isolate INPA30051 chromosome 9, PitAlb_v1, whole genome shotgun sequence DNA encoding:
- the FOXI2 gene encoding forkhead box protein I2, producing the protein MHPFGPAAPPPPARDTLEPAGCSAAFPAPRPPELPKSPFPWPGGPGSPCPPAGAVLPPGAAGRGWPGLSPPLSPLSPGRPPYSYSALIAMALHSAPGRRRTLSQIYQFVAENFPFYRRARAGWQNSIRHNLSLNDCFRKVPRGEEDPGKGSYWTLDPNCEKMFDNGNFRRRRRRRPEGPGPAEGTVGIAGGAGLAQPPGPDATLCGRARDQP